One genomic region from Tripterygium wilfordii isolate XIE 37 chromosome 20, ASM1340144v1, whole genome shotgun sequence encodes:
- the LOC119987228 gene encoding plant UBX domain-containing protein 8-like isoform X2, which produces METDDLLPTEPTRPSLPLPSVAGAVNPFSLLDPSFGRSLFDPGSDLMNSEPFVTHPREVREIPIEVKDGNESSRRAGHAPVIEDVADTDHTHDEDVRGTVIIGDEDDENTPAVPTPKVDPQNESRDDSSDNTHIRPSAPLFDRYPDHRNDIEEEMIRAAIEASKQDLGDFGSPQRQSHLDSDLEHAVSLSLKTTEQEKSLHELGGKAGAEELGTSNPAEVELDKIAVSNGRMEAGSSYVPDEMEDVDEQPLIRHRPRRMPSGLVEFARVGVVEDSPPSSPGLLDTDDHPQRNGDAFPSDEWGGLSSVEHDEAVMLEAAMFGGIPEGTGYNFPYAPHQTMQASRPYPRPVPRPPSPPLEARLIREQQDDEYLASLQADREKELKTMEEAEARRLQEDVTRKAALEEEKQKEEESRRKLEEQQELERLLEAKEASLPQEPSLEDENAITLLVRMPDGSRRGRRFLKSDKLQSLFDFIDIGRGVKPGTYRLVRPYPRRAFSVGDSALTLNELGLTSKQEALFLELIWECLSASQL; this is translated from the exons ATGGAAACAGATGATCTGCTTCCAACTGAACCTACAAGACCCTCTTTGCCACTTCCATCTGTGGCAGGAGCTGTGAATCCATTTTCACTTCTGGATCCAAGCTTCGGTAGAAGTTTATTTGACCCTGGTTCTGATCTTATGAACAGTGAGCCATTTGTTACTCACCCAAGGGAGGTTAGGGAGATTCCTATAGAGGTTAAGGATGGTAATGAGTCATCAAGGCGCGCTGGCCATGCCCCTGTCATTGAAGATGTAGCTGACACTGATCATACACATGATGAAGATGTTCGTGGGACTGTTATCATTGGTGATGAAGATGACGAGAATACTCCAGCTGTGCCAACCCCAAAGGTAGATCCGCAAAATGAATCAAGAGATGATAGTTCTGATAATACTCATATTAGGCCAAGTGCTCCACTGTTTGATAGATATCCAGACCATAGAAATGacatagaagaagaaatgaTTCGAGCAGCTATTGAGGCTTCGAAACAG GATTTGGGTGATTTTGGGTCTCCACAAAGGCAATCTCACTTAGATTCAGACCTTGAGCATGCAGTCTCATTGTCATTGAAG ACAACAGAGCAGGAGAAATCATTGCATGAGCTGGGAGGAAAAGCTGGAGCTGAAGAATTGGGAACCTCTAATCCGGCTGAGGTGGAACTTGACAAAATAGCTGTGTCAAATGGAAG GATGGAGGCAGGGAGTTCATATGTCCCAGATGAAATGGAAGATGTGGATGAGCAGCCTCTTATTAGGCACAGGCCTCGAAGAATGCCTTCTGGCCTTGTGGAATTTGCTAGAGTAGGAGTTGTTGAGGATAGTCCACCATCAAGCCCTGGACTGCTTGATACTGATGACCATCCACAGCGCAATGGAGATGCCTTCCCTTCTGATGAG TGGGGAGGCCTCTCTTCCGTGGAGCATGACGAAGCAGTCATGCTTGAGGCTGCAATGTTTGGCGGAATACCTGAAGGGACTGGGTATAATTTTCCATATGCACCACATCAGACCATGCAAGCATCTCGCCCTTATCCTCGGCCAGTTCCTCGTCCACCATCACCCCCTTTGGAAGCGCGTTTGATACGAGAACAACAG GATGATGAGTATTTAGCATCATTGCAAGCTGACCGAGAGAAAGAGTTGAAGACCATGGAAGAAGCTGAAGCACGTCGTCTACAAGAAGATGTGACTAGAAAAGCAGCTcttgaagaagagaaacaaaaagaggaagaatctcGTAGGAAGTTGGAGGAACAGCAG GAACTTGAAAGGCTACTAGAAGCAAAAGAAGCTTCGCTGCCTCAGGAACCGTCACTGGAGGATGAGAATGCTATAACCCTTTTGGTACGAATGCCTGACGGAAGCAGACGTGGCAGGCGTTTTCTGAAGTCTGACAAGCTACAG TCTCTCTTTGACTTCATAGATATTGGTAGAGGAGTCAAGCCTGGCACTTACAGACTG GTGAGGCCGTATCCAAGGCGTGCTTTTAGTGTTGGCGATAGCGCTTTGACGTTGAACGAACTTGGCCTGACTAGTAAACAAGAAGCCTTGTTTCTGGAATTGATTTGGGAATGCCTAAGTGCTTCACAATTGTAG
- the LOC119986836 gene encoding uncharacterized protein LOC119986836 yields the protein MGFELSSMSPYDNLIFSLLGGNMMAERVTILLLFVCCSSKLYIGIGAYELSKEEDLELEEQLKLLNKPAITTIETIYGEKYDCVDFYKQPAFDHPALKNHNFHPEMIPNSYPEGRMYKNSSTNNRSKSLWVNGEGCPVGTVPIKKTTKEDLINAKLASKIYDKQYNPLTQQEPGTHYAILHTNYGTGRKFNGGGMETATYNPRPVTGSQYSSSQVKIVNGRDSIEVGWTVNPTLYKDDRVRLFIYTNAGASRCFNTHCPGFIIVRTDVPIDQILDPISQRGKKLYGQTLLIYRDSPSGNWWLELDRAQTKVGFWPKSIFTGLTDLATYIEWGGKVYGPHLAPSPPMGTGFKLEVNLFWDAFCRLIVTVNETYQIIDATETSTYADIEQYQAIDMGFYNPTYRHLMLYGGPGGYIGK from the exons ATGG GTTTCGAACTTTCATCCATGTCTCCTTATGATAATCTAATTTTCAGTCTGCTT GGTGGTAATATGATGGCCGAAAGGGTTACAATATTGTTACTGTTTGTGTGTTGTTCTTCCAAGCTTTATATTGGAATTGGAGCATACGAATTATCGAAAGAAGAAGATCTTGAATTGGAGGAGCAACTCAAGCTTTTAAATAAGCCAGCTATCACAACTATTGAg ACAATATATGGAGAAAAATATGATTGTGTGGACTTTTATAAACAACCCGCATTCGATCATCCGGCATTAAAGAATCATAATTTCCATCCTGAG ATGATACCAAACTCATATCCTGAAGGGAGGATGTACAAAAATTCCTCAACAAATAATCGATCAAAAAGTTTGTGGGTTAACGGTGAAGGATGTCCTGTTGGTACTGTTCCTattaagaaaacaacaaaagaagatcTCATCAATGCCAAATTGGCTTCAAAAATATATGATAAACAATATAACCCTCTCACACAGCAAGAACCAGGAACCCAT TATGCTATATTACACACAAATTATGGTACCGGAAGGAAATTTAATGGAGGTGGAATGGAAACAGCCACATATAACCCACGACCAGTCACTGGCTCTCAATACAGCTCTTCTCAAGTAAAGATTGTGAATGGTCGAGATAGTATAGAAGTTGGATGGACG GTGAATCCTACTCTATATAAGGATGATCGTGTTAGACTTTTTATTTACACAAAT GCAGGTGCATCGCGTTGTTTCAATACGCATTGCCCTGGATTTATAATCGTTCGAACAGATGTGCCAATCGATCAGATTCTTGATCCAATTTCTCAAAGGGGGAAAAAATTATACGGACAAACACTTCTAATTTATCGG GATTCACCAAGTGGGAATTGGTGGCTTGAGCTTGACCGAGCACAAACTAAAGTTGGATTTTGGCCGAAAAGTATTTTTACTGGGTTGACAGACTTAGCTACCTATATAGAATGGGGAGGAAAAGTATATGGTCCTCACTTAGCTCCGAGTCCACCAATGGGTACTGGGTTTAAGTTGGAAGTAAACTTATTTTGGGATGCTTTTTGCAGATTGATTGTTACTGTAAATGAAACTTATCAAATTATTGATGCTACAGAGACATCAACCTATGCTGACATCGAACAATATCA
- the LOC119986835 gene encoding uncharacterized protein LOC119986835 yields MEVPEYRTWMYNRVGPGRVGITDEFLSGVEEFIDYASKKNSEFENTGKIRCPCMKCKCIRFRSLDDIRMHLYKKVDVPEDAANYYWQDGDQANFNPYEQMVMDAAGPSVRDELLQRDNYNQQFVPEPPNPDAQGFFDMLSAAQAPLWDGCKSHSELSAAMRLLSIKADYNMPQGCFDDVVHLMKETMPTDNRMPANFYQTKKSVSKLGLGYQRIDCCTNGCMIFYKDDANEKRCKFCEADRYKPRRTGRGNFKEIPIKRMWYLPLIPWLQRLFSSTVTAKEMRWHYEHQSEADMLCHPSDGETWKHFDQTYQDFASEPRNIRLGLCADGFTPFGQSGKNYSCWPVILTPYNLPPGMCMKREFMFLTVIIPGPQNPKSRIDVYLQPLIDELKLLWCEGVITYDVAMKENFIMRAALMWTVNDFPAYGMLSGWMTQGKLACPCCMKRSKAFTLKNGRKNSWFDCHRQFLPMKHPLRRNKDAFFKNRVEKSEPPPRFSGEELLARVWNYPKITETGPLSLPGYGQEHNWTKKSIFWDLPYWCNNLLRHNLDVMHIEKNVFDNVFNTCMDVKGKSKDNVKSRMDLSNYCKRRALELVEHGNGKSFKPKAQFCLNMDQKRAVCAWVSSLKWPDGYASNLGRCVDMREGKLFGMKSHDCHVFMQRLLPVAFRALPEPIWTVLTELSHFFRDICSTTLRENQLHIMEDNIPVILCKLERIFPPSFFDSMEHVLVHLPFESRMGGPVQYRWMYPFERYLHFLKKKVKNKAHVEGSICEAYIVEETSMFGSYYFEPNVISRRSRVPRNEDWGTFNQEYPRISIFNQPGRLVGPAGRRYLTDREYSAATLYLFLNCDIVQPFINMYTNFVRASAPALNDDAIDYQIEIGFASWFRQYVHEPQNGITDDIVRSVARGPLRSVEIWHMCYVNGYKFDTDARSEGKSTINSGVCIRGTDYGQSENDYYGVLKEIVQLELTGLPIKKIVLFNCEWFDPTPNRGVRIHKHNGLVEVKHRGRYNKFDPFIIAQQAEQVYFAPYPEGIRDRQDWLAVIKTKARHTITGQSNQVDDAFQDDEVPVEPVRLDTDQLDSLVDNEAEPEEVLDEYSTRQLMIEEENDEDDEELQSYDSEIEEESENCEECYEDD; encoded by the exons atggaAGTGCCTGAGTATCGGACGTGGATGTACAATAGAGTTGGACCCGGTCGGGTGGGAATTACTGATGAGTTCTTGAGTGGGGTGGAGGAGTTCATTGATTATgcaagtaaaaaaaattcagaatttgAAAATACAGGAAAGATAAGGTGTCCATGTATGAAGTGCAAATGCATACGATTTCGGAGTTTGGATGATATAAGGATGCACTTATACAAAAAAG TTGATGTGCCAGAAGATGCTGCAAATTATTACTGGCAAGATGGTGATCAAgctaatttcaatccatacgaGCAGATGGTAATGGATGCTGCTGGACCATCGGTTAGGGATGAGTTATTACAAAGAGATAATTACAACCAACAGTTTGTGCCGGAACCTCCTAATCCCGATGCGCAAGgtttctttgacatgttgtctGCTGCCCAAGCTCCATTGTGGGATGGATGCAAGTCGCACTCAGAGTTGTCTGCTGCGATGAGGCTTTTAAGCATTAAAGCTGATTACAATATGCCGCAGGGTTGTTTCGATGATGTCGTCCACCTTATGAAAGAGACGATGCCTACAGATAATAGGATGCCTGCAAATTTCTATCAAACCAAGAAGTCGGTGTCTAAGCTCGGACTTGGGTATCAACGAATCGATTGTTGTACAAATGGTTGTATGATATTCTATAAAGACGACGCAAATGAGAAGCGGTGCAAATTTTGCGAGGCAGACCGTTACAAACCTCGGAGAACTGGACGTGGAAATTTCAAGGAGATTCCGATTAAACGTATGTGGTACCTGCCACTAATTCCCTGGCTTCAGCGACTTTTTAGTTCAACAGTGACAGCAAAAGAGATGAGGTGGCATTATGAGCATCAAAGTGAGGCCGACATGTTGTGTCATCCTTCTGATGGAGAAACATGGAAGCACTTTGATCAAACATATCAAGATTTTGCTTCAGAACCGCGGAACATAAGATTAGGTTTATGTGCAGATGGTTTCACTCCTTTTGGACAATCTGGAAAGAACTACTCATGTTGGCCAgtcattttgactccttataaTTTACCGCCTGGGATGTGCATGAAAAGGGAGTTTATGTTCCTGACAGTAATCATTCCAGGTCCCCAAAATCCGAAGAGCAGAATCGATGTTTATCTCCAACCGTTGATAGACGAGCTGAAACTGTTGTGGTGCGAGGGTGTAATAACCTACGATGTGGCCATGAAAGAAAACTTTATCATGAGAGCTGCGTTGATGTGGACTGTCAATGACTTTCCAGCCTATGGTATGCTGTCTGGATGGATGACACAGGGGAAGTTAGCATGCCCTTGCTGCATGAAGCGTTCAAAGGCGTTTACCTTgaaaaatggaaggaaaaattcttggtttgattgtcacagaCAGTTTTTACCTATGAAGCATCCGCTTAGACGAAACAAGGATGCATTTTTCAAGAATCGAGTGGAGAAATCAGAACCTCCTCCACGTTTTTCTGGTGAAGAACTGCTTGCACGAGTTTGGAACTATCCAAAGATTACTGAAACTGGGCCATTATCATTACCGGGATATGGCCAAGAACATAATTGGACAAAGAAGAGCATCTTCTGGGATCTGCCTTATTGGTGTAACAATCTGCTACGACATAATCTTgatgtcatgcatattgagaagaatGTGTTTGATAACGTTTTCAACACTTGTATGGACGTTAAGGGGAAATCCAAGGATAATGTTAAGTCCCGGATGGATCTTTCGAATTATTGTAAACGCAGAGCTTTAGAGTTGGTGGAGCATGGCAACGGTAAATCATTCAAACCGAAAGCACAATTTTGTCTCAACATGGACCAGAAAAGAGCTGTTTGTGCTTGGGTCTCGAGTTTGAAGTGGCCTGACGGTTATGCATCCAACCTTGGTCGATGCGTAGACATGAGGGAGGGAAAGTTATTTGGGATGAAAAGTCACGATTGTCATGTGTTCATGCAGCGCCTACTTCCAGTTGCATTTCGGGCATTGCCCGAGCCCATTTGGACTGTCCTTACTGAGCTGAGTCACTTTTTTAGAGATATATGTTCGACCACGCTGCGGGAGAATCAATTGCACATCATGGAGGACAACATTCCTGTGATCCTTTGCAAATTGGAACGTATATTTCCCCCATCTTTCTTTGACTCTATGGAACATGTCCTTGTACATCTACCGTTCGAATCAAGGATGGGTGGGCCAGTACAATATAGATGGATGTATCCTTTTGAAAG GTACCTTCATTTCTTAAAGAAGAAGGTTAAAAATAAAGCTCATGTGGAAGGATCCATTTGTGAAGCATATATCGTCGAAGAGACATCGATGTTTGGTTCATATTATTTTGAACCAAATGTGATCTCTCGACGATCCAGAGTTCCTCGAAATGAAGATTGGGGTACATTCAATCAGGAGTATCCTAGAATTTCAATCTTCAATCAACCTGGTCGTCTTGTTGGACCAGCTGGTAGGCGCTACCTCACTGACAGAGAATACAGTGCAGCAACATTATACTTATTTCTGAATTGTGACATTGTCCAACCTTTTATCAA CATGTACACGAATTTCGTGCGAGCATCAGCGCCAGCATTGAATGACGATGCAATCGACTATCAAATTGAGATAGGTTTTGCATCATGGTTCAGACAATAC gTTCATGAGCCACAGAATGGGATAACCGATGACATAGTACGAAGTGTGGCAAGAGGACCATTGAGGAGTGTTGAGATTTGGCATATGTGTTATGTCAATGGATACAAATTCGACACCGATGCGAGGAGCGAAGGCAAGTCAACAATCAATAGCGGTGTATGCATACGGGGGACCGATTATGGACAATCAGAAAATGACTACTATGGAGTACTGAAAGAGATTGTTCAATTGGAATTAACAGGACTACCGATAAAGAaaattgttctttttaattgtgAGTGGTTCGACCCAACTCCTAATCGAGGTGTGCGAATCCATAAACATAATGGTCTTGTCGAGGTTAAACATAGAGGAAGGTACAACAAGtttgatccatttataattgcACAACAAGCAGAGCAAGTTTACTTTGCTCCTTATCCAGAAGGGATACGTGATCGACAAGATTGGTTGGCCGTGATTAAGACAAAAGCCAGGCACACAATTACTGGACAATCAAATCAAGTCGATGATGCCTTTCAAGATGATGAAGTTCCAGTTGAGCCAGTTAGACTAGACACTGACCAATTGGATTCTCTAGTAGACAATGAAGCTGAACCCGAGGAAGTTCTGGACGAATACTCTACAAGACAATTAATGATTGAGGAAGagaatgatgaagatgatgaagaattgCAATCGTATGATTCGGAGATAGAGGAAGAGTCAGAAAATTGTGAAGAATGTTATGAAGATGATTAA
- the LOC119987228 gene encoding plant UBX domain-containing protein 8-like isoform X1 gives MARPNQEAIETFMSITGLPEAVAVQRLEGHGGDLNAAVNAHFNERDRNIGREASFVAPQDDIVETDDLMETDDLLPTEPTRPSLPLPSVAGAVNPFSLLDPSFGRSLFDPGSDLMNSEPFVTHPREVREIPIEVKDGNESSRRAGHAPVIEDVADTDHTHDEDVRGTVIIGDEDDENTPAVPTPKVDPQNESRDDSSDNTHIRPSAPLFDRYPDHRNDIEEEMIRAAIEASKQDLGDFGSPQRQSHLDSDLEHAVSLSLKTTEQEKSLHELGGKAGAEELGTSNPAEVELDKIAVSNGRMEAGSSYVPDEMEDVDEQPLIRHRPRRMPSGLVEFARVGVVEDSPPSSPGLLDTDDHPQRNGDAFPSDEWGGLSSVEHDEAVMLEAAMFGGIPEGTGYNFPYAPHQTMQASRPYPRPVPRPPSPPLEARLIREQQDDEYLASLQADREKELKTMEEAEARRLQEDVTRKAALEEEKQKEEESRRKLEEQQELERLLEAKEASLPQEPSLEDENAITLLVRMPDGSRRGRRFLKSDKLQSLFDFIDIGRGVKPGTYRLVRPYPRRAFSVGDSALTLNELGLTSKQEALFLELIWECLSASQL, from the exons ATGGCGAGACCTAATCAAGAAGCAATCGAGACGTTCATGAGCATCACTGGTCTACCTGAAGCTGTCGCTGTACAAAGGCTTGAG GGTCATGGAGGTGATCTCAATGCAGCTGTTAATGCACATTTCAATGAACGAGATCGAAACAT TGGGCGTGAAGCATCTTTTGTTGCTCCTCAAGATGATATCGTGGAAACAGATGATCTCATGGAAACAGATGATCTGCTTCCAACTGAACCTACAAGACCCTCTTTGCCACTTCCATCTGTGGCAGGAGCTGTGAATCCATTTTCACTTCTGGATCCAAGCTTCGGTAGAAGTTTATTTGACCCTGGTTCTGATCTTATGAACAGTGAGCCATTTGTTACTCACCCAAGGGAGGTTAGGGAGATTCCTATAGAGGTTAAGGATGGTAATGAGTCATCAAGGCGCGCTGGCCATGCCCCTGTCATTGAAGATGTAGCTGACACTGATCATACACATGATGAAGATGTTCGTGGGACTGTTATCATTGGTGATGAAGATGACGAGAATACTCCAGCTGTGCCAACCCCAAAGGTAGATCCGCAAAATGAATCAAGAGATGATAGTTCTGATAATACTCATATTAGGCCAAGTGCTCCACTGTTTGATAGATATCCAGACCATAGAAATGacatagaagaagaaatgaTTCGAGCAGCTATTGAGGCTTCGAAACAG GATTTGGGTGATTTTGGGTCTCCACAAAGGCAATCTCACTTAGATTCAGACCTTGAGCATGCAGTCTCATTGTCATTGAAG ACAACAGAGCAGGAGAAATCATTGCATGAGCTGGGAGGAAAAGCTGGAGCTGAAGAATTGGGAACCTCTAATCCGGCTGAGGTGGAACTTGACAAAATAGCTGTGTCAAATGGAAG GATGGAGGCAGGGAGTTCATATGTCCCAGATGAAATGGAAGATGTGGATGAGCAGCCTCTTATTAGGCACAGGCCTCGAAGAATGCCTTCTGGCCTTGTGGAATTTGCTAGAGTAGGAGTTGTTGAGGATAGTCCACCATCAAGCCCTGGACTGCTTGATACTGATGACCATCCACAGCGCAATGGAGATGCCTTCCCTTCTGATGAG TGGGGAGGCCTCTCTTCCGTGGAGCATGACGAAGCAGTCATGCTTGAGGCTGCAATGTTTGGCGGAATACCTGAAGGGACTGGGTATAATTTTCCATATGCACCACATCAGACCATGCAAGCATCTCGCCCTTATCCTCGGCCAGTTCCTCGTCCACCATCACCCCCTTTGGAAGCGCGTTTGATACGAGAACAACAG GATGATGAGTATTTAGCATCATTGCAAGCTGACCGAGAGAAAGAGTTGAAGACCATGGAAGAAGCTGAAGCACGTCGTCTACAAGAAGATGTGACTAGAAAAGCAGCTcttgaagaagagaaacaaaaagaggaagaatctcGTAGGAAGTTGGAGGAACAGCAG GAACTTGAAAGGCTACTAGAAGCAAAAGAAGCTTCGCTGCCTCAGGAACCGTCACTGGAGGATGAGAATGCTATAACCCTTTTGGTACGAATGCCTGACGGAAGCAGACGTGGCAGGCGTTTTCTGAAGTCTGACAAGCTACAG TCTCTCTTTGACTTCATAGATATTGGTAGAGGAGTCAAGCCTGGCACTTACAGACTG GTGAGGCCGTATCCAAGGCGTGCTTTTAGTGTTGGCGATAGCGCTTTGACGTTGAACGAACTTGGCCTGACTAGTAAACAAGAAGCCTTGTTTCTGGAATTGATTTGGGAATGCCTAAGTGCTTCACAATTGTAG